One region of Synergistes jonesii genomic DNA includes:
- a CDS encoding phosphoenolpyruvate carboxykinase (ATP) produces the protein MATQGYFVDLESFKKLNPNPVRTTIESAFYGNNVVQVKDTATAYRLAKNSPGTIEMTAMPVYRAADLGLPEDANVLLFNDGAVFGRCAAARRIVGEAGVSTTALATILREAIHNGRFRKFYSARAVIGLDEDFMVGANIMIPEGFENNLYSWMMNFQYMNAEYEERYKKSRHLPNDGDIFVYSDPYWTHPDFPLGLAFFSPEQNCAAILGMRYFGEFKKGTLTLAWGVAARNGYASCHGGLKRYELKDGSGKKFVLAAFGLSGSGKSTITHAKHGGKYNVTVLHDDAVVINVKEKYAIALEPAYFDKMQDYPIGCPDNKYLLTLQNCGATRTADGKVMVVSEDIRNGNGRAVKSRFWTPNRIDRIDEPLNAICWLMKDPTLPPVVKLAGPSLASVMGATLATKRTTAERLAPGVDPDALVIESYANPFRTYPLEMDYARFRQLFEDGVQCYILNTGFFTEKKVPKEMTLTILESIVEEKAQWKRLGGIEGMEYMPIEGFEPDFGDAAYRAQFANRMNDRLKFVKSRDTAKGGIDKLPQDAHEAIEKVINSLK, from the coding sequence ATGGCAACGCAAGGTTATTTTGTTGATTTGGAAAGCTTTAAAAAGCTCAATCCGAATCCGGTCAGGACGACGATAGAAAGCGCCTTTTACGGCAACAACGTCGTCCAGGTAAAGGATACCGCCACAGCGTACAGGCTAGCTAAAAACTCTCCCGGCACGATAGAGATGACGGCTATGCCCGTCTACCGCGCGGCGGACCTTGGGCTCCCTGAAGACGCTAATGTTCTGCTCTTCAACGACGGAGCGGTTTTCGGCCGCTGCGCCGCGGCGCGCCGGATAGTCGGAGAGGCCGGCGTCTCGACGACGGCCCTCGCGACGATTCTCCGCGAAGCGATCCACAACGGGAGATTCAGGAAATTCTACTCGGCCCGCGCGGTCATCGGGCTCGACGAGGATTTCATGGTCGGCGCGAACATCATGATTCCCGAAGGTTTCGAGAACAACCTCTACAGCTGGATGATGAACTTCCAGTATATGAACGCCGAATACGAGGAGCGCTATAAGAAATCGCGCCATCTGCCGAACGACGGAGATATTTTCGTATACTCCGATCCGTACTGGACGCATCCAGACTTCCCGCTCGGGCTCGCCTTCTTCTCGCCAGAACAGAACTGCGCCGCTATACTCGGCATGCGCTACTTCGGCGAATTCAAGAAGGGTACCCTTACGCTCGCCTGGGGCGTAGCGGCGCGTAACGGCTACGCTTCCTGCCACGGCGGCCTGAAGCGCTACGAGCTGAAGGACGGCAGCGGCAAAAAGTTCGTGCTCGCCGCGTTCGGCCTCTCCGGCTCAGGGAAATCGACGATCACCCACGCCAAACACGGCGGGAAGTACAACGTCACAGTACTTCACGACGACGCGGTCGTGATAAACGTCAAGGAGAAATACGCGATCGCGCTTGAGCCGGCGTACTTCGACAAGATGCAGGACTACCCTATCGGCTGCCCCGACAACAAATATCTGCTGACACTGCAGAACTGCGGTGCGACGAGAACGGCCGACGGCAAGGTGATGGTCGTAAGCGAAGATATAAGGAACGGAAACGGACGTGCAGTCAAATCGCGCTTCTGGACGCCGAACAGGATAGACAGAATCGACGAACCGCTCAACGCGATCTGCTGGCTGATGAAAGACCCGACGCTTCCGCCCGTCGTGAAGCTCGCCGGCCCGTCTCTCGCCTCCGTGATGGGCGCGACGCTCGCAACTAAGCGCACGACCGCCGAGCGACTCGCGCCCGGCGTCGACCCCGACGCCCTGGTCATCGAAAGCTACGCGAATCCTTTCCGCACCTATCCGCTGGAAATGGACTACGCGCGCTTCCGCCAGCTCTTCGAGGACGGCGTTCAGTGCTATATCCTCAACACCGGCTTTTTCACCGAGAAGAAGGTGCCGAAAGAGATGACGCTGACGATACTCGAATCGATCGTCGAGGAAAAGGCGCAGTGGAAACGGCTCGGCGGCATCGAAGGGATGGAATATATGCCGATAGAGGGCTTCGAGCCGGACTTCGGCGACGCGGCCTACAGAGCGCAGTTCGCGAACCGCATGAACGACCGCCTGAAGTTCGTAAAATCGCGCGACACGGCGAAGGGCGGAATAGACAAGCTGCCGCAGGACGCACATGAAGCGATAGAAAAGGTAATCAATTCGCTGAAATAA